In Candidatus Zixiibacteriota bacterium, the DNA window GACCCTGGGCAAAACCGGGTTTGTGCTGTTTATCGTGTTTACACTGGTGATGATCATTTTGGTGACTTCCGCGTTTCTGGGCGCGGCGGCGACGTCTTTGACCTCCAAGTGGCCACTCGAGAAATTGACATTGCCGGCTGATCAGACGCTCCTCAAGACAGTTAGCGAGGATGGTGTCGTCAAGGGTGTGATCGGTGGAATAGCTTCCACCTCGGTTATCGTTATCACCGCCTTCGCCCCGCTATTGGGCTTTTTGATCTACCGTCGTCGCTTGAAGACGCTTTATGCTTACCTGCTCGCGTTTGTGCTGTGTATAGTTTCGATCTATATCGGATTTAAATTTCCTATTGCCCTCGATCCCAAACTGTGGATGTTGATAATTTCAGTCTACACCTTCTTCGCGGCAGGAATACCGGTCTGGATAATCCTGCAACCGCGCGATTTTTCCAACGTTCAGATTCTCTATGGCGGGATGTTGATACTTGTTCTGGCGCTTTTGATGGGTGGAGCCGGTGGCCTTTCAGTTTCCGCGCCGGCGGTCGATCTCGAGACCGGTTCGCGTGCTTTGGGGCTTTTGTGGCCGATGATGTTTATCGTTATCGCCTGTGGAGCCATCTCCGGCTTTCATGCCCTGGCCGGCGGAGGGACCACCTCCAAGCAGGTCAAATCTGAAAGGGACTGCCGCAGAATCGGTTATTTCGGTATGATCCTGGAGGGGTTTCTGGCGGTTCTGGTGCTTGTTACGCTGGCATCGGCCTTAAGTCATGCCGATTACCTGGCTACTGTCTGGCCCGCGGGAGGAGGAGGCAATCCAATCCTGGCTTTTGCCCTGGGTGTCGGCAATCTGGTCAATAATGCCTTTCCGTTTGTCTCGGTAGCGCTCGGTTCTGTTTTTGGAATCCTGATGATTGAGGGGTTTATAGTGACCACGCTCGATTCCGCGGTCAGGCTC includes these proteins:
- a CDS encoding carbon starvation protein A produces the protein MNVLLILAIALGVFLFGIGFYSRHIARLLGSDDKRSTPAVEKNDGRDYVPTRTHVLFAHHFATIAGAGPIIGPVMGFAYGLVPSLIWILIGAVFIGAVHDYTAVFASVREGGRSMAQIAGRTLGKTGFVLFIVFTLVMIILVTSAFLGAAATSLTSKWPLEKLTLPADQTLLKTVSEDGVVKGVIGGIASTSVIVITAFAPLLGFLIYRRRLKTLYAYLLAFVLCIVSIYIGFKFPIALDPKLWMLIISVYTFFAAGIPVWIILQPRDFSNVQILYGGMLILVLALLMGGAGGLSVSAPAVDLETGSRALGLLWPMMFIVIACGAISGFHALAGGGTTSKQVKSERDCRRIGYFGMILEGFLAVLVLVTLASALSHADYLATVWPAGGGGNPILAFALGVGNLVNNAFPFVSVALGSVFGILMIEGFIVTTLDSAVRLNRYLFEELWNILFSGKVPEFMKKYWFNSGLAVALMFMMGYSNAFAALWKIFGSANQLLASLTLLAVTVWLYLRGKKVIYTLIPAVFMITTTLASLVYLLVNNYIPQNNLILIVTDLVLLLLALAVAVLMIRTAIFLHRRKRHDPVS